Proteins encoded within one genomic window of Rhinolophus sinicus isolate RSC01 linkage group LG14, ASM3656204v1, whole genome shotgun sequence:
- the PMVK gene encoding phosphomevalonate kinase isoform X2, with amino-acid sequence MIVWGEEKRQADPGFFCRKVVEGVSQPVWLVSDTRRMSDIQWFREAYGAVTQTVRVVASEQSRQQRGWVFTPGVDDGESECGLDNFGDFDWVIENHGDPQRLEEQLENLIEFVRSRL; translated from the exons ATGATCGTCTGGGGGGAGGAGAAGCGCCAGGCCGACCCAGGCTTCTTCTGCAGGAAGGTCGTGGAAGGCGTCTCCCAGCCAGTCTGG CTGGTGAGTGACACACGCAGGATGTCCGACATCCAGTGGTTCCGGGAGGCGTATGGGGCTGTGACACAGACAGTCCGTGTGGTGGCCTCGGAGCAGAGCCGGCAGCAGCGGGGCTGGGTGTTCACACCAG GGGTGGACGATGGTGAGTCAGAATGTGGCCTGGACAACTTTGGGGACTTCGATTGGGTCATCGAGAACCACGGAGACCCGCAACGCCTGGAGGAGCAGTTGGAGAACCTGATAGAATTTGTCCGCTCCAGACTTTAG